The following proteins are co-located in the Deltaproteobacteria bacterium HGW-Deltaproteobacteria-2 genome:
- a CDS encoding response regulator, producing MSEKKKILIIDDDKDYGEALKIVLGNSGFNVHHVLNVQDGRKAIEADRPALIILDVMMDKHTDGFDLCYSLKHDEKYKSIPILMVTAVTGKTGFKFSPEMDGEYLQAEDYVAKPVPAAELLLRVKKMIG from the coding sequence ATGTCTGAGAAAAAGAAGATACTGATTATTGATGACGATAAAGACTATGGCGAAGCTCTTAAAATTGTTTTAGGAAATAGCGGCTTCAATGTTCATCATGTTCTAAACGTTCAAGACGGCCGCAAAGCCATTGAAGCGGACAGGCCGGCATTGATTATCCTGGATGTCATGATGGACAAGCACACGGATGGATTTGATTTGTGTTATAGCCTGAAACATGATGAAAAATACAAAAGCATACCCATTTTGATGGTAACTGCCGTTACCGGTAAGACAGGATTTAAATTCTCGCCGGAAATGGACGGTGAATATCTGCAGGCAGAGGATTATGTGGCCAAGCCTGTCCCGGCTGCCGAACTTCTTTTGCGGGTAAAAAAGATGATCGGCTGA